The Candidatus Nanosynbacter sp. HMT-352 region GGACGGCGAACTTCTTCAATGTTGATACGAACTGGCTGGCCAGCAATCTTCTCAACTTGCTTCTTCAATTCGTTCACGCCAGCACCACCGCGACCGATAACAACACCAGCTTTTGCCGTGTGAATTGTAATCGTGATCAAGTTAGCGCTACGCTCAATCTCAATGCGATTGATAGTTGGGCGTGAGGCAAATTTCTTTTCAATCAACTCGCGGATTTCGTGATCCTGACGAATCGCCTCTGCAAACTCTTTTTTATTGGCCGTAAACCAACGAGAGCTCCAGTTCTTATTGACCTGTAGGCGGAAGTTGATTGGATTCACTTTTTGACCCATTTACTTCTCCTCCTTT contains the following coding sequences:
- the rpsC gene encoding 30S ribosomal protein S3 — encoded protein: MGQKVNPINFRLQVNKNWSSRWFTANKKEFAEAIRQDHEIRELIEKKFASRPTINRIEIERSANLITITIHTAKAGVVIGRGGAGVNELKKQVEKIAGQPVRINIEEVRRPELAAKLVAENIARQLERRINFRRATKMTAQNTMNAGAKGIRIEVAGRLNGAEMARREKVIEGSVPLHTLRADIDFHCARAQTPAGIIGVKVWIYKGERSR